One genomic segment of Actinoplanes ianthinogenes includes these proteins:
- a CDS encoding threonine ammonia-lyase has product MELTFADIRAAHDVVRRHLPPTPLWSYPLLDRAAGTPVLVKHENTQPVGAFKVRGGLTLLAAMTEAERARGTVTWSTGNHAQSLAYASHRYDAPCTVVMPGGTDQGRVDAVEAWGARAVPAGSTLEDAQRRAEELAGTSGARLVSPGDTPELLAGVGTLYLEILTDRPGLDVIVVPVGSGTGAAAACLVAAALAPGCAVIGVQSAASPAAHDSWRAGDLLSRPNRTTVAGLATGRGFALPQRVMRAGLADFLLVTDEEIGAARRLLATAAHTLAEGAGAAGLAAVLSRPDLFAGRSVAVVCTGGNAVPAELETLVV; this is encoded by the coding sequence ATGGAGCTGACCTTCGCGGACATCCGGGCCGCACACGACGTCGTCCGCCGACACCTGCCGCCGACGCCGCTCTGGAGCTATCCGCTGCTGGACCGGGCGGCCGGCACGCCGGTGCTGGTCAAGCACGAGAACACCCAGCCGGTCGGCGCGTTCAAGGTACGCGGCGGGCTGACCCTGCTGGCCGCCATGACCGAGGCGGAGCGGGCCCGCGGCACGGTCACCTGGTCGACCGGGAACCACGCGCAGTCGCTGGCGTACGCCAGCCACCGGTACGACGCGCCGTGCACCGTGGTGATGCCCGGCGGCACCGACCAGGGCCGGGTGGACGCGGTCGAGGCGTGGGGCGCCCGGGCGGTGCCGGCCGGGAGCACCCTGGAGGACGCCCAGCGGCGGGCCGAGGAGCTGGCCGGCACGTCCGGGGCGCGGCTGGTCAGCCCGGGGGACACGCCGGAGCTGCTGGCCGGGGTGGGCACGCTGTACCTGGAGATCCTGACGGATCGGCCGGGGCTGGACGTGATCGTCGTACCGGTGGGCAGCGGCACCGGGGCGGCCGCGGCCTGTCTGGTGGCCGCGGCCCTGGCGCCGGGCTGCGCGGTGATCGGCGTGCAGTCGGCCGCCTCGCCGGCCGCGCACGACTCGTGGCGGGCCGGCGACCTGCTGTCCCGGCCCAACCGGACCACGGTGGCCGGACTGGCCACCGGCCGCGGCTTCGCCCTGCCGCAACGGGTGATGCGGGCCGGGCTGGCCGACTTCCTGCTGGTCACCGACGAGGAGATCGGCGCGGCCCGGCGGCTGCTGGCGACCGCAGCGCACACCCTGGCCGAGGGCGCCGGCGCGGCCGGGCTGGCCGCCGTGCTGAGCCGCCCCGACCTGTTCGCCGGGCGCTCGGTGGCGGTGGTCTGCACCGGCGGCAACGCCGTCCCGGCTGAGCTGGAGACGCTGGTCGTTTAG
- a CDS encoding LysR family transcriptional regulator, with the protein MLDVSRLRVLVAVARHGSVTAAAQALHYAQPSVSHHLARLEAETGSRLVQRAGRGIRLTDAGRMLAERAEEILGRLDAAEAELAAHTGLRSGRVRLAAFPSALGTFVPAAAAAFTADHPGIDLLFTEAGPPAAVRLLRSGEVEAAVLFTYPGEAAPDLDGLRHELLLQEPIHLVTPVGRAGDALAEHRDRPWISGCERCRAELVRVCAEAGFAPDIRFTTDDFVAVQALVAAGLGVTVLPGLALLAHQNPDVRTVALDSRRNVYVAVYGDPPDPPATTALLAHLRTASRPA; encoded by the coding sequence ATGCTGGACGTTTCCCGGTTGCGGGTGCTGGTCGCGGTGGCCCGGCACGGCTCGGTGACCGCCGCCGCGCAGGCCCTGCACTACGCACAGCCCTCGGTCAGCCACCACCTGGCCCGGCTGGAGGCGGAGACCGGCAGCCGGCTCGTGCAGCGGGCCGGTCGCGGCATCCGGCTCACCGACGCCGGCCGGATGCTGGCCGAGCGGGCCGAGGAGATCCTGGGCCGGCTCGACGCCGCGGAGGCGGAGCTGGCCGCGCACACCGGGCTGCGCTCGGGCCGGGTCCGGCTGGCGGCGTTCCCGTCCGCGCTGGGCACCTTCGTGCCGGCCGCCGCGGCCGCCTTCACGGCCGACCATCCCGGGATCGACCTGCTGTTCACCGAGGCCGGTCCGCCCGCCGCGGTGCGCCTGCTGCGCAGCGGCGAGGTGGAGGCGGCCGTGCTGTTCACCTATCCGGGCGAGGCCGCGCCCGACCTGGACGGCCTGCGCCACGAACTGCTGCTCCAGGAGCCGATCCACCTGGTGACGCCGGTCGGCCGGGCCGGCGATGCGCTCGCCGAGCACCGGGACCGGCCGTGGATCAGCGGCTGCGAACGCTGCCGCGCGGAGCTGGTGCGGGTCTGCGCGGAGGCCGGCTTCGCGCCGGACATCCGATTCACCACGGACGACTTCGTCGCCGTGCAGGCGCTGGTCGCGGCGGGCTTGGGAGTCACGGTCCTGCCCGGGCTGGCGCTTCTCGCACACCAGAACCCTGACGTACGCACGGTCGCGCTGGACAGTCGCCGCAACGTGTACGTGGCCGTTTACGGCGACCCACCGGACCCACCCGCGACGACGGCCTTGCTGGCCCACCTGCGAACGGCCAGCCGTCCCGCTTAG
- the miaB gene encoding tRNA (N6-isopentenyl adenosine(37)-C2)-methylthiotransferase MiaB, with product MTVEIPGASRTYDVRTYGCQMNVHDSERISGLMEDAGYVRAADPEAADVVVFNTCAVRENADNRLYGNLGHLRPTKLKNPGMQIAVGGCLAQKDKGDIVKKAPWVDVVFGTHNIGSLPALLERARHNEAAEVEILESLEVFPSTLPTKRESTYAGWVSISVGCNNTCTFCIVPSLRGKEKDRRPGDVLAEVRALVAEGVLEVTLLGQNVNSYGVEFGDKLAFGKLLRACGEVEGLERVRFTSPHPKDFTDDVIAAMAETPNVCHSLHMPLQSGSDRVLKAMRRSYRQEKYLGIIEKVRAAMPDAAITTDIIVGFPGETDEDFEQTLEVVRQARFSSAFTFQYSKRPGTPAATMDEQVPKKVVQERYDRLISTLEEITWDENKKLVGEKVEVLVAVGEGRKDERTGRMSGRARDGRLVHFATGELTGDRAPRPGDIVETVITYAAPHHLNADGAPLSHRRTRAGDAFEAGRTPKLKGVSLGLPTIGVPAPLPPAADGCAL from the coding sequence ATGACTGTTGAAATCCCGGGCGCCTCCCGCACCTACGACGTGCGCACCTACGGCTGCCAGATGAACGTGCACGACAGCGAGCGGATCTCCGGCCTGATGGAGGACGCGGGCTATGTGCGCGCCGCCGATCCCGAGGCGGCCGACGTCGTGGTCTTCAACACCTGCGCCGTCCGGGAGAACGCGGACAACCGCCTCTACGGCAACCTCGGCCACCTGCGCCCGACCAAGCTGAAGAACCCGGGCATGCAGATCGCCGTCGGCGGCTGCCTGGCGCAGAAGGACAAGGGCGACATCGTCAAGAAGGCGCCCTGGGTCGACGTGGTCTTCGGCACGCACAACATCGGCTCGCTGCCGGCGCTGCTGGAGCGCGCCCGGCACAACGAGGCCGCCGAGGTCGAGATCCTCGAGTCGCTCGAGGTCTTCCCGTCGACGCTGCCGACCAAGCGCGAGTCGACCTACGCCGGCTGGGTCTCCATCTCGGTGGGGTGCAACAACACCTGCACGTTCTGCATCGTCCCGTCGCTGCGCGGCAAGGAGAAGGACCGCCGTCCCGGCGACGTCCTGGCCGAGGTCCGCGCCCTGGTCGCCGAGGGCGTCCTGGAGGTCACCCTGCTCGGGCAGAACGTGAACTCGTACGGCGTCGAGTTCGGCGACAAGCTCGCCTTCGGCAAGCTGCTGCGCGCCTGCGGCGAGGTGGAGGGCCTGGAGCGGGTCCGGTTCACCAGCCCGCACCCCAAGGACTTCACCGACGACGTGATCGCCGCGATGGCCGAGACGCCGAATGTCTGCCACTCGCTGCACATGCCGCTGCAGAGCGGTTCCGACCGGGTGCTCAAGGCGATGCGCCGCAGCTACCGCCAGGAGAAATACCTCGGCATCATCGAGAAGGTACGGGCCGCCATGCCGGACGCCGCGATCACCACCGACATCATCGTCGGCTTCCCCGGCGAGACCGACGAGGACTTCGAGCAGACCCTCGAGGTGGTCCGCCAGGCCCGCTTCTCCAGCGCCTTCACGTTCCAGTACTCGAAGCGTCCCGGCACCCCGGCCGCCACCATGGACGAGCAGGTGCCGAAAAAGGTCGTCCAGGAGCGCTACGACCGCCTGATCAGCACCCTCGAAGAGATCACCTGGGACGAGAACAAGAAGCTCGTCGGGGAGAAGGTCGAGGTCCTGGTGGCGGTCGGCGAGGGCCGCAAGGACGAGCGCACCGGCCGGATGAGCGGCCGCGCCCGCGACGGCCGCCTGGTCCACTTCGCCACCGGTGAGCTGACCGGCGACCGGGCCCCGCGCCCCGGCGACATCGTCGAGACGGTGATCACCTACGCCGCCCCGCACCACCTGAACGCCGACGGCGCCCCGCTGTCGCACCGCCGGACCCGGGCCGGGGACGCGTTCGAGGCGGGGCGGACCCCGAAGCTGAAAGGCGTCTCGCTCGGCCTGCCCACGATCGGCGTCCCGGCTCCGCTGCCGCCGGCCGCCGACGGATGCGCCCTCTGA
- a CDS encoding amino acid ABC transporter ATP-binding protein has protein sequence MAGEDLIVLENVNKWFGPLHVLQDVDLSVARGEVVVVIGPSGSGKSTLCRAINRLEPIDSGTITFDGQPLPAEGRPLARLRSEVGMVFQSFNLFAHKTILQNVMLGPVKVRKEKAAVARDRAMALLERVGIASQADKLPAQLSGGQQQRVAIARALAMQPKALLFDEPTSALDPEMVGEVLDVMTSLAKEGMTMVVVTHEMGFARHAANRVVFMADGQLVEQAPPAEFFANPKSDRAKDFLSKILTH, from the coding sequence GTGGCAGGCGAGGATCTCATCGTTCTGGAGAACGTGAACAAGTGGTTCGGCCCGCTGCACGTGCTGCAAGACGTGGATCTGTCGGTCGCGCGCGGCGAGGTGGTCGTCGTGATCGGACCATCCGGGTCGGGCAAGTCCACGCTGTGCCGGGCGATCAACCGGCTGGAGCCGATCGACTCCGGGACGATCACTTTCGACGGTCAGCCGTTGCCGGCCGAGGGGCGCCCGCTCGCCCGGCTGCGCAGCGAGGTCGGCATGGTCTTCCAGTCGTTCAACCTGTTCGCGCACAAGACCATCCTGCAGAACGTGATGCTCGGCCCGGTGAAGGTGCGCAAGGAGAAGGCGGCCGTCGCCAGGGACCGCGCCATGGCGCTGCTGGAGCGGGTCGGCATCGCCAGCCAGGCGGACAAGCTCCCGGCCCAGCTCTCCGGCGGTCAGCAGCAGCGGGTGGCGATCGCCCGGGCGCTCGCGATGCAGCCCAAGGCGCTGCTGTTCGACGAGCCGACCAGCGCGCTCGACCCGGAGATGGTCGGTGAGGTGCTGGACGTGATGACCTCGCTGGCCAAAGAGGGCATGACCATGGTGGTCGTCACTCACGAGATGGGCTTCGCCCGGCACGCGGCGAACCGGGTGGTCTTCATGGCCGACGGCCAGCTCGTCGAGCAGGCCCCGCCCGCCGAGTTCTTCGCGAATCCGAAGAGCGATCGGGCCAAGGACTTCCTTTCCAAGATCTTGACGCACTGA
- a CDS encoding glutamate ABC transporter substrate-binding protein, whose translation MGMKRVAVFAATAAFAFTLTACGEEGTPTPSGAGNGSGAAPASDTCKSSGTTFTADTAAAVKGSPTFDKIKSAGKVVVGVKYDQPNLGYKDTSGTRCGFDIETAQYIASKLGVDPAKIEYKEIPSANRETAIKGGEIDYYVGTYSITDKRKADVSFAGPYFIAGQDLLVRKDESTITGKDTLKGKKVCSATGSTPIQRVRDEGLTEPENIVEFKTYSECVSQLLDKKVDAVTTDDAILKGYAAQNPTDLKVVGKPFSTEKYGIGLPHDDKALRDYVNNQLDAAFKDGTWQKIYDGTLGKSGSPATPPALERY comes from the coding sequence ATGGGTATGAAGCGGGTAGCGGTGTTCGCCGCCACGGCGGCGTTCGCCTTCACGCTGACCGCATGTGGCGAGGAGGGCACGCCGACCCCGAGTGGCGCCGGCAACGGCAGCGGCGCGGCTCCGGCCTCGGACACCTGCAAGTCGTCGGGCACCACGTTCACCGCGGACACCGCTGCCGCGGTGAAGGGCAGCCCGACCTTCGACAAGATCAAGTCGGCCGGCAAGGTCGTCGTCGGGGTCAAGTACGACCAGCCGAACCTGGGCTACAAGGACACCTCCGGCACCCGGTGCGGCTTCGACATCGAGACCGCTCAGTACATCGCCTCCAAGCTGGGCGTCGACCCGGCGAAGATCGAGTACAAGGAGATCCCGTCGGCCAACCGGGAGACCGCGATCAAGGGTGGGGAGATCGACTACTACGTCGGCACCTACTCGATCACCGACAAGCGCAAGGCGGACGTCTCGTTCGCCGGGCCGTACTTCATCGCCGGCCAGGACCTGCTGGTCCGCAAGGACGAGTCGACGATCACCGGCAAGGACACCCTGAAGGGCAAGAAGGTCTGCTCGGCCACCGGCTCCACGCCGATCCAGCGGGTCCGTGACGAGGGCCTGACCGAGCCGGAGAACATCGTCGAGTTCAAGACCTACTCGGAGTGCGTGTCGCAGCTGCTGGACAAGAAGGTCGACGCCGTCACGACCGACGACGCGATCCTCAAGGGCTACGCCGCGCAGAACCCGACCGACCTCAAGGTCGTCGGCAAGCCGTTCAGCACCGAGAAGTACGGCATCGGCCTGCCGCACGACGACAAGGCCCTGCGCGACTACGTCAACAACCAGCTGGACGCCGCCTTCAAGGACGGCACCTGGCAGAAGATCTACGACGGCACGCTGGGCAAGTCGGGCTCGCCGGCCACCCCGCCGGCGCTCGAGCGCTACTGA
- a CDS encoding amino acid ABC transporter permease: protein MTEFLHVLTDHWDLFLKGFGNTVKLFLVAAVGSLLLGTLLGAFRVSPIPALRWFGAVYVNIVRNTPLTLVFAFLVFAVPKLDINLEYQTAAFTALTVYTAAFICEVVRAGVNTVAPGQAEAARALGLTFDQVLLQIVLPQALRSMVPPMMSVLIAMLKNTTVAAGFSVLEAGAIPSYMAEFGEPQFYVLIWIVIGFLILITPLVVLQRFLERKVTVAR, encoded by the coding sequence ATGACGGAGTTCCTGCACGTACTGACCGACCACTGGGACCTGTTCCTCAAGGGCTTCGGGAACACGGTGAAGCTGTTCCTGGTCGCCGCGGTCGGGAGCCTGCTGCTGGGCACGCTGCTCGGCGCGTTCCGGGTGTCGCCGATCCCGGCGCTGCGCTGGTTCGGCGCTGTCTACGTCAACATCGTGCGCAACACGCCGCTGACGCTGGTCTTCGCGTTCCTGGTCTTCGCCGTCCCGAAACTGGACATCAACCTGGAGTACCAGACCGCCGCCTTCACCGCGCTGACCGTCTACACCGCGGCGTTCATCTGTGAGGTGGTCCGGGCCGGCGTCAACACGGTCGCTCCCGGGCAGGCCGAGGCGGCGCGGGCGCTCGGTCTCACCTTCGACCAGGTGCTGCTGCAGATCGTGCTGCCGCAGGCGCTGCGCTCGATGGTGCCGCCGATGATGAGCGTGCTGATCGCGATGCTGAAGAACACCACGGTCGCGGCGGGCTTCTCGGTGCTGGAGGCCGGGGCGATCCCGTCTTACATGGCCGAGTTCGGCGAGCCGCAGTTCTACGTGCTCATCTGGATCGTCATCGGCTTCCTGATCCTGATCACGCCCCTGGTGGTGCTCCAGCGGTTCCTCGAGCGGAAGGTGACGGTGGCCCGATGA
- a CDS encoding amino acid ABC transporter permease — MTSVLYDLPGPRGRRRNLIIGILATLAILGLVAWVIYRFYKTGQFEARRWDQFKFKAVQMEIVRGLLATLKAAGIAAVLALLFGAIFAAGRLSEHRILRAPSSWVVELFRAIPLLILIFFGYYVPLQYGWSISNLWALVIGLTLYNGSVLAEIFRAGVNAVPRGQSEAAYAIGLRKNQVLRLILLPQAVRSMLPAIVSQLVVLLKDTALGFIITYPELLTVGKTIGGRLAFGFPYVPAYLVIGAIYISICGLLSLFAWWLQRRMSRVRTTAAKPLPLTDVNRQV, encoded by the coding sequence ATGACCTCGGTGCTCTATGACCTGCCGGGGCCGCGCGGCCGCCGGCGCAACCTGATCATCGGCATCCTGGCCACGCTGGCGATCCTCGGGCTGGTCGCCTGGGTGATCTACCGGTTCTACAAGACCGGTCAGTTCGAGGCGCGGCGCTGGGACCAGTTCAAGTTCAAGGCCGTCCAGATGGAGATCGTCCGGGGCCTGCTCGCCACGCTGAAGGCGGCCGGGATCGCGGCGGTGCTGGCGCTGCTGTTCGGGGCGATCTTCGCGGCCGGCCGGCTCAGTGAGCACCGGATCCTGCGGGCGCCGTCCAGCTGGGTGGTCGAGCTGTTCCGGGCCATCCCGCTGCTCATCCTGATCTTCTTCGGCTACTACGTCCCCCTCCAGTACGGCTGGTCGATCAGCAACCTGTGGGCGCTGGTGATCGGCCTGACCCTGTACAACGGGTCGGTGCTGGCCGAGATCTTCCGGGCCGGGGTCAACGCGGTGCCACGCGGGCAGTCCGAGGCCGCCTACGCGATCGGCCTGCGCAAGAACCAGGTGCTCCGGCTGATCCTGTTGCCGCAGGCGGTGCGCTCGATGCTGCCGGCGATCGTGAGCCAGCTCGTGGTGCTGCTCAAGGACACCGCGCTCGGGTTCATCATCACCTACCCGGAGCTGCTGACGGTCGGCAAGACGATCGGCGGGCGCCTCGCGTTCGGGTTCCCCTACGTCCCGGCCTACCTGGTGATCGGCGCGATCTACATCAGCATCTGCGGGCTGCTGTCGCTGTTCGCCTGGTGGCTGCAGCGGCGGATGTCCCGGGTGCGGACCACGGCCGCCAAGCCGCTGCCGCTGACCGATGTGAACCGACAGGTCTGA
- the rny gene encoding ribonuclease Y, with product MAPQYWVLVVAIVVLAVSVIVGLTLGARALRQLRTERQDAHDRHEQEVGDAQAKVADANAKAASVRAEAAAAKAEAAAARAEARRVLENAHSEADTILEHAHRQAEADVEQLRTAARRSGEREIALLNATVKEQSAEVERRAARIDERERLHSEEVERLVERERRLVALEAELTKRETSLRSRESEVKAAEETKRRELERIAGLSADTAKSELIDAIEGQAKREAAILIRDIEQDARSTADTRARHIVVDAIQRIASEQTAESVVSVLHLPSDEMKGRIIGREGRNIRAFESTTGVNLIIDDTPEAVLLSCFDPVRREVGRLTLEKLVLDGRIHPHRIEEVFDSAKNEVERLCDRAAEEALVDVGITSIHPELVKLLGRLRYRTSYGQNVLKHLVETAHIAGIMAAELGLDVPTMKRAAFLHDIGKALTHEVEGSHALIGADVARKYGEHEDIVHAIEAHHNEVPPQTIEAVLTQASDACSGGRPGARRESLEAYVKRLERIEEIAGGKLGVEKVFAMQAGREIRVMVRPDDIDDIGAAVLARDVAKQIEEELTYPGQIRVTVVRESRVTELAR from the coding sequence ATGGCCCCCCAGTACTGGGTGCTCGTAGTAGCGATCGTCGTGCTCGCCGTGTCGGTGATCGTCGGACTGACGCTGGGCGCCCGTGCGCTCCGTCAGCTGCGGACCGAACGGCAGGATGCCCACGATCGGCACGAGCAGGAGGTCGGCGACGCCCAGGCGAAGGTGGCCGACGCGAACGCCAAGGCCGCCTCGGTGCGTGCCGAGGCCGCCGCCGCGAAGGCCGAGGCCGCGGCCGCCCGCGCCGAGGCCCGCCGGGTGCTGGAGAACGCGCACAGCGAGGCCGACACCATCCTGGAGCACGCCCACCGCCAGGCCGAGGCGGACGTCGAGCAGCTGCGCACCGCCGCCCGCCGCTCCGGCGAGCGGGAGATCGCCCTGCTCAACGCCACGGTGAAGGAGCAGTCGGCGGAGGTGGAGCGGCGCGCCGCCCGGATCGACGAGCGGGAGCGCCTGCACTCCGAGGAGGTCGAGCGCCTGGTCGAGCGGGAGCGCCGGCTCGTCGCACTGGAGGCCGAGCTGACCAAGAGGGAGACGAGCCTGCGCAGCCGCGAGTCCGAGGTCAAGGCAGCCGAGGAGACGAAGCGCCGCGAGCTGGAGCGGATCGCCGGCCTCTCCGCCGACACCGCGAAGAGTGAACTGATCGACGCGATCGAGGGCCAGGCGAAACGCGAGGCCGCGATCCTGATCCGGGACATCGAGCAGGACGCGCGGAGCACCGCGGACACCCGGGCCCGGCACATCGTGGTCGACGCCATCCAGCGGATCGCCTCCGAGCAGACCGCGGAGAGCGTGGTCAGCGTGCTGCACCTGCCCAGCGACGAGATGAAGGGGCGGATCATCGGCCGGGAGGGCCGCAACATCCGGGCCTTCGAGTCGACCACCGGGGTCAACCTGATCATCGACGACACCCCGGAGGCGGTGCTGCTCTCCTGCTTCGACCCGGTGCGCCGCGAGGTGGGCCGGTTGACGCTGGAGAAGCTGGTGCTGGACGGCCGGATCCACCCGCACCGGATCGAGGAGGTGTTCGACTCGGCGAAGAACGAGGTGGAGCGCCTCTGCGACCGTGCCGCCGAGGAGGCGCTGGTCGACGTCGGGATCACCAGCATCCACCCGGAGCTGGTGAAGTTGCTGGGCCGGCTGCGCTACCGCACCAGCTACGGCCAGAACGTGCTCAAGCACCTGGTCGAGACTGCGCACATCGCCGGGATCATGGCCGCCGAGCTGGGTCTGGACGTGCCGACCATGAAGCGCGCGGCGTTCCTGCACGACATCGGCAAGGCGCTGACCCACGAGGTGGAGGGCAGCCACGCGCTGATCGGCGCCGACGTGGCACGCAAGTACGGCGAGCACGAGGACATCGTCCACGCGATCGAGGCGCATCACAACGAGGTGCCGCCGCAGACCATCGAGGCGGTCCTCACCCAGGCCTCGGACGCCTGCTCGGGCGGCCGGCCGGGTGCCCGGCGGGAGAGCCTGGAGGCGTACGTCAAGCGGCTGGAGCGGATCGAGGAGATCGCCGGCGGCAAGCTCGGCGTCGAGAAGGTCTTCGCCATGCAGGCCGGCCGCGAGATCCGCGTGATGGTCCGCCCCGATGACATCGACGACATCGGCGCCGCCGTCCTGGCCCGCGACGTCGCCAAGCAGATCGAGGAGGAGCTCACCTACCCCGGTCAGATCCGCGTCACCGTCGTCCGCGAGTCCCGCGTCACCGAATTGGCCCGCTGA
- a CDS encoding regulatory protein RecX → MGWEASDPPAGRAGRESGDRSGGRAGWEASDRPGGRAGRQGGDDSGGRAGRGGSSGGFGDDDGAGGRRSAAAQQSESERAREICLRQLAVRPRTRAELAKVLARKEISEEVIAEVLDRYDEVGIIDDAAFARAWVSSRHHGRGLARRALANELRQRGVDAEVASEALEAVDEEAEAEAARSLVDRKLRTANGTPEAVFRRLVAMLARKGYPAGVAIRAVKDALAARDAEAAEFADGVDADALADQANDTST, encoded by the coding sequence CTGGGCTGGGAAGCCTCGGACCCTCCGGCTGGCCGGGCCGGTCGCGAAAGCGGGGACCGGTCGGGTGGCCGGGCCGGCTGGGAAGCCTCGGACCGCCCGGGTGGCCGGGCCGGTCGGCAAGGCGGGGACGATTCGGGGGGCCGGGCCGGTCGGGGTGGCTCGAGCGGTGGGTTCGGCGACGACGACGGTGCCGGTGGACGGCGGTCGGCGGCGGCTCAGCAGAGTGAGTCCGAGCGGGCGCGGGAGATCTGTCTGCGGCAGCTCGCGGTTCGGCCGCGGACCCGGGCCGAGCTGGCCAAGGTCCTGGCCCGGAAAGAGATCTCCGAGGAGGTCATCGCCGAGGTCCTGGACCGGTATGACGAGGTCGGCATCATCGACGACGCGGCGTTCGCCCGGGCGTGGGTGTCCAGCCGGCATCACGGTCGTGGCCTGGCTCGCCGTGCCCTGGCCAACGAGCTGCGGCAGCGCGGGGTGGACGCCGAGGTGGCGAGCGAGGCCCTGGAGGCCGTCGACGAGGAGGCCGAGGCGGAGGCCGCCCGTTCCCTGGTCGACCGCAAGCTGCGCACGGCCAACGGCACGCCGGAGGCCGTCTTCCGGCGGCTGGTCGCGATGCTCGCCCGCAAGGGCTACCCCGCCGGCGTGGCCATCCGCGCCGTCAAGGATGCCTTGGCCGCCCGCGACGCGGAAGCCGCCGAGTTCGCCGACGGCGTGGACGCGGACGCCTTGGCCGACCAGGCAAACGACACCTCGACCTGA
- the recA gene encoding recombinase RecA — protein MVAAPDREKALELALAQIDKQFGKGSVMRLGERPVVQTAVIPTSSIALDVALGVGGLPRGRVIEVYGPESSGKTTVALHAVANAQKAGGVAAFIDAEHALDPEYARALGVDTDALLVSQPDTGEQALEIADMLIRSGALDIIVIDSVAALVPRAEIEGEMGDSHVGLQARLMSQALRKITGVLNNTGTTAIFINQLREKIGVMFGSPETTTGGRALKFYASVRLDVRRIESLKDGTDVVGNRTRVKVVKNKVAAPFKQAEFDIMYGKGISREGSLIDVGVEQSIIRKSGAWYTYDGDQLGQGKEKAREFLKENPDVAAEIEKKILEKLGVGQTTGDAAGGPELPPVDF, from the coding sequence ATGGTGGCAGCACCGGACCGGGAAAAGGCGCTCGAACTGGCGCTGGCACAGATCGACAAGCAGTTCGGCAAGGGCTCCGTGATGCGGCTCGGGGAGCGGCCGGTCGTGCAGACCGCTGTCATCCCGACCAGCTCCATCGCGCTGGACGTGGCCCTCGGCGTCGGCGGCCTGCCGCGCGGCCGGGTCATCGAGGTCTACGGCCCCGAGTCCAGCGGTAAGACCACCGTCGCACTGCACGCGGTGGCCAACGCGCAGAAAGCCGGCGGCGTCGCCGCCTTCATCGACGCCGAGCACGCCCTCGACCCGGAGTACGCCCGGGCGCTGGGCGTCGACACCGACGCGCTGCTGGTGTCCCAGCCGGACACCGGCGAGCAGGCGCTGGAGATCGCGGACATGCTGATCCGCTCCGGCGCGCTGGACATCATCGTCATCGACTCGGTGGCCGCCCTGGTGCCGCGCGCCGAGATCGAGGGCGAGATGGGCGACAGCCACGTCGGCCTCCAGGCCCGCCTGATGAGCCAGGCCCTCCGCAAGATCACCGGTGTCCTCAACAACACCGGCACCACCGCGATCTTCATCAACCAGCTCCGCGAGAAGATCGGCGTCATGTTCGGCTCGCCGGAGACCACGACCGGTGGTCGCGCGCTGAAGTTCTACGCGTCGGTCCGGCTCGACGTGCGCCGCATCGAGAGCCTGAAGGACGGCACCGACGTCGTCGGTAACCGCACCCGGGTCAAGGTGGTGAAGAACAAGGTCGCGGCCCCGTTCAAGCAGGCCGAGTTCGACATCATGTACGGCAAGGGCATCTCCCGCGAGGGCTCGCTGATCGACGTCGGTGTCGAGCAGAGCATCATCCGCAAGTCCGGCGCCTGGTACACGTATGACGGCGACCAGCTCGGCCAGGGCAAGGAGAAGGCGCGCGAGTTCCTCAAGGAGAACCCGGACGTCGCCGCCGAGATCGAGAAGAAGATCCTGGAGAAACTCGGCGTCGGTCAGACCACCGGGGACGCCGCCGGTGGCCCCGAGCTGCCGCCGGTCGACTTCTGA
- a CDS encoding DUF3046 domain-containing protein gives MRLTDFWGRLEQAFGAAYARSIAADHAFAALGGRTIDQAIAQGVDTATIWRAVVATYPDRVPSQLH, from the coding sequence GTGCGATTGACGGACTTCTGGGGACGCTTGGAGCAGGCGTTCGGGGCGGCGTACGCCCGCAGCATCGCGGCCGACCACGCCTTCGCGGCCCTGGGCGGCCGGACCATCGACCAGGCGATCGCGCAGGGTGTCGACACGGCTACCATCTGGCGCGCCGTGGTGGCCACGTACCCCGATCGGGTGCCCTCTCAGCTGCACTGA